A window from Drosophila willistoni isolate 14030-0811.24 chromosome XR unlocalized genomic scaffold, UCI_dwil_1.1 Seg143, whole genome shotgun sequence encodes these proteins:
- the LOC6645674 gene encoding COP9 signalosome complex subunit 1b, with protein MPVLPMPPLMQNAVEPMQVDAPPNEDNENNEEQQIIVENPSIDLEVYANQYTGIARLYRLIYVADVCPSLAVEALKMSITYVMTTYNVNLYQVLSKRLSDFQSGNNPANPNAAGGADPAAPLANPAQALPDIAAHQPAAAIAGGANAAPNAEKDAFAFDAVWVDTKLKKAALKLEKLDSDLKNYKSNSIKESIRRGHDDLADHYLSCGDLTNALKCYSRARDYCTSPKHVVNMCLNVIKVSIYLQNWAHVLSYISKAESTPDFAEGSKEANAQVHTRLECAAGLAELQQKKYKVAAKHFLNANFDHCEFPEMISASNVAIYGGLCALATFDRQELKRLVIASTSFKLFLELEPQLRDIIFKFYESKYASCLTLLDEIRDNLLVDMYIAPHVSTLYTKIRNRALIQYFSPYMSADMHKMALAFNSSVGDLENEVMQLILDGQIQARIDSHNKILYAKEADQRNSTFERALLMGKQYQRHTRMLILRAAMLKSQIHVKSVSREGGNQHGTELCVSAGSTTTAVQLARI; from the exons ATGCCTGTGCTGCCTATGCCGCCACTGATGCAG AACGCCGTGGAGCCGATGCAAGTGGATGCGCCGCCAAACGAGGACAATGAGAACAATGAAGAGCAACAGATTATAGTGGAGAATCCTAGCATTGATCTGGAAGTATATGCGAATCAATATACTGGAATTGCACGACTATATCGACTAATCTATGTCGCCGATGTGTGTCCATCACTTGCCGTAGAAGCGCTCAAAATGTCCATTACCTATGTGATGACCACTTATAATGTGAATTTATACCAGGTCCTGAGCAAGCGTCTGAGTGATTTTCAATCTGGAAATAATCCAGCCAATCCAAATGCCGCCGGTGGCGCAGATCCAGCTGCTCCATTGGCAAATCCAGCACAGGCATTGCCCGACATAGCAGCTCATCAGCCGGCGGCAGCTATTGCTGGAGGGGCCAATGCTGCGCCCAATGCTGAAAAGGATGCCTTTGCTTTCGACGCCGTTTGGGTGGACACCAAACTGAAAAAGGCGGCTCTGAAGCTAGAGAAACTCGACTCTGATTTGAAGAACTACAAATCGAACTCTATTAAGGAGAGTATACGACGTGGACACGATGATCTGGCCGATCATTACTTAAGCTGCGGCGATCTAACCAATGCATTGAAATGTTATTCCCGTGCCAGGGATTACTGTACGAGTCCCAAGCATGTGGTTAATATGTGTCTAAATGTTATTAAGGTGTCGATCTATCTACAAAACTGGGCCCATGTCTTGTCCTACATATCAAAGGCGGAGAGTACACCAGACTTCGCCGAGGGATCCAAGGAGGCCAATGCCCAAGTCCATACACGGCTTGAATGTGCGGCCGGTTTGGCCGAAttacaacaaaagaaatataaagTGGCAGCCAAGCATTTCCTCAATGCAAATTTCGATCATTGTGAATTTCCCGAAATGATTTCCGCCAGCAATGTAGCCATCTATGGCGGTCTCTGCGCCCTGGCCACCTTTGATCGTCAGGAGTTGAAGCGTCTGGTCATTGCATCCACatcatttaaattatttctaGAACTAGAACCGCAACTGCGGGATATTATATTCAAATTCTATGAGAGCAAATATGCCTCTTGTCTGACTCTACTGGACGAGATTCGGGACAATCTGCtagtggatatgtacatagcCCCGCATGTCTCCACACTGTATACAAAGATCCGTAATCGTGCGCTCATTCAATACTTTAGTCCCTATATGTCAGCGGATATGCACAAAATGGCCCTCGCCTTCAACTCGTCGGTCGGAGATTTGGAGAACGAAGTGATGCAATTGATATTGGATGGCCAGATACAGGCGCGCATCGATTCGCACAACAAAATTCTATATGCCAAAGAGGCGGACCAAAGGAATAGCACATTCGAGCGTGCCCTGTTAATGGGTAAACAATATCAGCGTCATACTCGCATGTTAATCCTAAGGGCGGCCATGCTCAAGAGTCAAATCCATGTGAAGAGTGTGTCCAGAGAGGGAGGCAACCAGCATGGCACCGAACTGTGCGTTTCAGCGGGATCGACCACAACAGCTGTTCAACTGGCCAGGATTTAG
- the LOC6645675 gene encoding 60S ribosomal protein L36 codes for MAVRYEIALGLNRGHKTAKVKNVKYTGDKKVKGLRGSRLKNIQTRHTKFMRDLVREVFGHAPYEKRTMELLKVSKDKRALKFLKRRLGAHIRATRKREELSNILTQLRKAQTHAK; via the coding sequence ATGGCTGTCCGCTACGAGATTGCATTGGGTCTCAACCGAGGCCACAAGACCGCCAAAGTCAAGAATGTGAAATACACCGGAGACAAAAAAGTCAAAGGTCTGCGTGGATCTCGTTTGAAGAACATTCAAACCCGCCACACTAAATTCATGCGCGATTTGGTCCGTGAGGTTTTCGGCCATGCCCCATACGAGAAGCGCACCATGGAATTGTTGAAGGTGTCCAAGGATAAGCGCGCCCTCAAGTTCCTGAAGCGTCGCTTGGGCGCACACATCCGTGCCACGAGGAAGCGTGAGGAACTGTCCAACATTCTCACCCAGCTCAGGAAGGCTCAGACCCACGCCAAGTAA